The following are encoded together in the Nocardioides sp. Arc9.136 genome:
- a CDS encoding NADH-quinone oxidoreductase subunit D: protein MTAQHDIYAGSTETSEGRVFTVSGQDWDQIAEGLAEDDSERVVVNMGPQHPSTHGVLRLILELEGETVTEARCGIGYLHTGIEKNMEFRSWVQGVTFCTRMDYLSPFFNEATYCLGVERLLDIEDQVPEKADVMRVLLMELNRISSHLVAIATGGMEIGALTVMTIGFRERELVLDLFELITGLRMNHAFIRPGGVAQDLPPGALDEIRAFIALMRKRLPEYEALCNANPIFKARLVDVGHLDLEGCLALGLTGPVLRSTGYPWDLRKTQPYCGYETYDFDVQTWDTADSYGRFRIRLAEMWESLKIVEQAADRLAGLEGAPVMIEDKKIAWPSQLAIGSDGMGNSLDHIRHIMGESMEALIHHFKLVTEGFRVPAGQAYVPVEGPRGELGAHVVSDGGTRPFRVHFRDPSFTNLQATSVMSEGGMVADVIVAIASIDPVMGGVDR, encoded by the coding sequence ATGACCGCTCAGCACGACATCTACGCCGGCTCGACCGAGACCAGCGAGGGCCGCGTCTTCACCGTCTCGGGCCAGGACTGGGACCAGATCGCCGAGGGCCTCGCCGAGGACGACTCCGAGCGGGTCGTCGTCAACATGGGCCCCCAGCACCCCTCGACTCACGGGGTGCTCCGGCTGATCCTCGAGCTCGAGGGCGAGACGGTGACCGAGGCCCGCTGCGGCATCGGCTACCTGCACACCGGCATCGAGAAGAACATGGAGTTCCGCTCCTGGGTCCAGGGCGTCACGTTCTGCACCCGGATGGACTACCTCTCGCCGTTCTTCAACGAGGCGACGTACTGCCTGGGCGTCGAGCGGCTGCTCGACATCGAGGACCAGGTCCCGGAGAAGGCCGACGTCATGCGGGTGCTCCTCATGGAGCTCAACCGCATCTCCTCCCACCTGGTGGCGATCGCCACCGGTGGCATGGAGATCGGCGCGCTGACCGTGATGACGATCGGCTTCCGCGAGCGCGAGCTGGTGCTGGACCTCTTCGAGCTGATCACCGGCCTGCGGATGAACCACGCGTTCATCCGCCCCGGCGGCGTCGCCCAGGACCTCCCGCCGGGCGCGCTGGACGAGATCCGCGCGTTCATCGCGCTGATGCGCAAGCGGCTGCCGGAGTACGAGGCGCTGTGCAACGCCAACCCGATCTTCAAGGCGCGGCTGGTCGACGTCGGCCACCTCGACCTCGAGGGGTGCCTCGCCCTCGGCCTCACCGGCCCGGTGCTGCGCAGCACCGGCTACCCCTGGGACCTGCGCAAGACCCAGCCCTACTGCGGCTACGAGACCTACGACTTCGACGTGCAGACCTGGGACACCGCGGACTCCTACGGCCGGTTCCGGATCCGGCTGGCCGAGATGTGGGAGTCGCTGAAGATCGTCGAGCAGGCCGCCGACCGGCTGGCCGGCCTCGAGGGCGCCCCGGTGATGATCGAGGACAAGAAGATCGCCTGGCCCAGCCAGCTGGCCATCGGCAGCGACGGCATGGGCAACAGCCTCGACCACATCCGCCACATCATGGGCGAGTCGATGGAGGCGCTCATCCACCACTTCAAGCTGGTGACCGAGGGCTTCCGGGTCCCGGCCGGACAGGCCTACGTCCCCGTCGAGGGCCCCCGCGGCGAGCTCGGCGCGCACGTCGTCTCCGACGGCGGCACCCGCCCCTTCCGCGTGCACTTCCGCGACCCCTCGTTCACCAACCTGCAGGCCACGAGCGTGATGAGCGAGGGCGGCATGGTCGCCGACGTCATCGTCGCCATCGCCTCCATCGACCCCGTGATGGGAGGTGTCGACCGATGA
- the nuoE gene encoding NADH-quinone oxidoreductase subunit NuoE — protein sequence MSTRSEITEDTYAELRAIAARYPQPRSGLLPMLHLVQSVDGRITPEGIEACADVLGVSAAEVSGVATFYTMYKRKPVGDYHVGVCTNTLCAVMGGDEIFARLKDHLDVGNDETTADGKVTLEHLECNAACDYAPVMMVNWEFVDNQTPESAVRLVDDLRSGVEVRSTRGPRICTFKEAARVLAGFPDGRVDEGPSAGPASLVGLGLAAERGWSAPSPDTAPQGDPDQRDGRHAVAEEPRQEAAATADAGTKEAEAAVVEKESPTTETAAEKGDAK from the coding sequence ATGAGCACCCGGTCGGAGATCACCGAGGACACCTACGCCGAGCTGCGGGCGATCGCCGCGCGCTACCCGCAGCCGCGGTCGGGGCTGCTCCCGATGCTGCACCTCGTGCAGTCCGTCGACGGCCGGATCACCCCCGAGGGCATCGAGGCCTGCGCCGACGTGCTCGGCGTCTCCGCGGCCGAGGTCAGCGGGGTCGCGACCTTCTACACGATGTACAAGCGCAAGCCGGTCGGCGACTACCACGTCGGTGTCTGCACCAACACGCTGTGCGCGGTCATGGGCGGCGACGAGATCTTCGCCCGGCTCAAGGACCACCTCGACGTCGGCAACGACGAGACCACCGCCGACGGCAAGGTGACCCTCGAGCACCTCGAGTGCAACGCGGCCTGCGACTACGCGCCGGTGATGATGGTGAACTGGGAGTTCGTCGACAACCAGACCCCCGAGTCGGCCGTCCGGCTCGTCGACGACCTGCGCTCCGGCGTGGAGGTCCGCTCCACCCGCGGCCCGCGGATCTGCACGTTCAAGGAGGCCGCGCGCGTGCTCGCCGGCTTCCCCGACGGTCGCGTCGACGAGGGCCCGAGCGCGGGACCCGCCTCGCTGGTCGGGCTGGGCCTGGCCGCCGAGCGCGGCTGGTCCGCGCCCTCGCCCGACACCGCCCCGCAGGGCGACCCGGACCAGCGCGACGGCCGGCACGCGGTCGCCGAGGAGCCCCGCCAGGAGGCGGCCGCCACGGCGGACGCCGGGACCAAGGAGGCCGAGGCCGCCGTGGTCGAGAAGGAGAGCCCGACGACCGAGACGGCCGCCGAGAAGGGAGACGCGAAGTGA
- the nuoF gene encoding NADH-quinone oxidoreductase subunit NuoF, whose amino-acid sequence MTDTLTPVLTAGWADERSWTLDAHTRRGGYRALDTAFAMGPDAVIAAVKDSGLRGRGGAGFPTGMKWSFIPQDNPNPKYLVVNADESEPGTCKDIPLMMASPHTLVEGVILSSFAIRAHTAFIYIRGEVLHVIRRVQAAVAEAYAAGHLGRDIHGSGYDLDVVVHAGAGAYICGEETALLEGLEGRRGQPRLRPPFPAVAGLYASPTVINNVESISSVPSIIANGAEWFAGMGTEKSKGFGIFSLSGHVQRPGQYEAPLGITLRQLIDLAGGMREGHELKFWTPGGSSTPLLTPEHLDVPLDFEGVGAAGSMLGTRALQLFDETVCVVRAVLRWTEFYKHESCGKCTPCREGTWWLVQTLARLEKGQGSEADLDLLLDQCDNILGRSFCALGDGATSPISSSIKHFREEYLAHLTHGGCPFDPAASTAWSDRTVGATA is encoded by the coding sequence GTGACCGACACCCTCACCCCCGTCCTCACCGCCGGCTGGGCCGACGAGCGGTCCTGGACCCTCGACGCCCACACCCGGCGCGGCGGCTACCGCGCGCTGGACACGGCGTTCGCGATGGGCCCCGACGCCGTCATCGCGGCGGTCAAGGACTCGGGCCTGCGCGGCCGCGGCGGCGCCGGCTTCCCCACCGGGATGAAGTGGTCCTTCATCCCCCAGGACAACCCCAACCCCAAGTACCTCGTCGTCAACGCCGACGAGTCCGAGCCGGGGACCTGCAAGGACATCCCGCTGATGATGGCCAGCCCGCACACGCTGGTCGAGGGCGTCATCCTCAGCAGCTTCGCGATCCGGGCGCACACGGCGTTCATCTACATCCGCGGCGAGGTCCTCCACGTCATCCGCCGGGTCCAGGCCGCGGTCGCCGAGGCGTACGCCGCCGGCCACCTCGGTCGCGACATCCACGGCTCCGGCTACGACCTCGACGTGGTCGTCCACGCCGGCGCCGGTGCCTACATCTGCGGCGAGGAGACCGCGCTGCTCGAGGGCCTCGAGGGCCGCCGCGGGCAGCCGCGCCTGCGCCCGCCGTTCCCCGCGGTCGCCGGCCTCTACGCCAGCCCGACGGTCATCAACAACGTCGAGTCGATCTCCTCGGTGCCGAGCATCATCGCCAACGGTGCCGAGTGGTTCGCGGGCATGGGCACCGAGAAGTCCAAGGGCTTCGGCATCTTCTCCCTCTCCGGGCACGTGCAGCGCCCCGGCCAGTACGAGGCGCCGCTGGGCATCACGCTGCGCCAGCTGATCGACCTCGCCGGCGGGATGCGCGAGGGGCACGAGCTGAAGTTCTGGACCCCCGGCGGCTCCAGCACGCCGCTGCTGACCCCCGAGCACCTCGACGTGCCGCTGGACTTCGAGGGGGTCGGTGCGGCCGGCTCCATGCTCGGCACCCGCGCGCTGCAGCTCTTCGACGAGACCGTCTGCGTGGTGCGGGCGGTGCTGCGCTGGACGGAGTTCTACAAGCACGAGTCCTGCGGCAAGTGCACCCCGTGCCGCGAGGGGACGTGGTGGCTGGTGCAGACCCTCGCCCGGCTGGAGAAGGGCCAGGGCTCCGAGGCCGACCTCGACCTGCTGCTCGACCAGTGCGACAACATCCTGGGCCGCTCCTTCTGCGCGCTGGGCGACGGCGCGACCAGCCCGATCTCCAGCTCGATCAAGCACTTCCGCGAGGAGTACCTCGCGCACCTCACCCACGGCGGCTGCCCGTTCGACCCGGCCGCCTCGACCGCGTGGTCCGACCGGACCGTGGGAGCGACGGCATGA
- a CDS encoding NADH-quinone oxidoreductase subunit G, which produces MTTTPEKARAAEAERTDLVTLTIDGVEVSVPKDTLVIRAAEQVGVQIPRFCDHPLLAPVGACRQCLVDVPDAGNGRGFPKPQASCTLPVAEGMVVTTQATSEVADKAQQGVMEFLLINHPLDCPVCDKGGECPLQNQAMSNGRGESRFAASGGIKRTYPKPINISAQVLLDRERCVLCARCTRFSEQIAGDPFIALVERGALQQVGIYEKEPFESYFSGNTIQICPVGALTSAEYRFRSRPFDLVSTPAVAEHDACGSAIRVDHRRGKVMRRLSGNDPEVNEEWITDKDRFAFHYAQQPDRLTYPQVRDADGGLRPASWTEAFAVAARGLAEAGAVGVLPGGRLTAEDAYAYSVFARVSLGTNDVDFRARPLSAEEADFLASEVVLTGPWGGAVTYADLESARTVVLAGLEPEDEAGAIFLRLRKASGRGTRVLSVAPFSSRGLRKMNGVLLPAAPGTEAAVIESLAERAEHGVDADTVVLVGERLATSPGALTAAAALARRTGARLAWVPRRAGDRGAVEAGCLPNLLPGGRPVADAAARVDAATTWGVPSLPEAPGRDADRIVAALRTGELGGVVVGGVDPDDTADPAATRAALRAARFVVALEVRETDVTREADVVFPVAPVSDKAGTFITWEGRPRPFEAVFTNPASLPDLRVLAGVAEELALLGRGRPLGFRTVADVRARMEELGGWDGERGRPAADPAVPVSSAPTGHGGQGGQDGFVLSTWKQMLDLGTMQDGDAALRATARMPVARVTAATYDALGPTVTLTGDRGSVTLPAEITSDLVDGVVWVPANSFGDGVLAGLASPGSRVTVKGASQ; this is translated from the coding sequence ATGACGACGACCCCGGAGAAGGCCCGCGCCGCGGAGGCCGAGCGGACCGACCTGGTCACGCTGACCATCGACGGCGTCGAGGTGAGCGTCCCGAAGGACACCCTGGTGATCCGCGCGGCGGAGCAGGTCGGCGTGCAGATCCCGCGCTTCTGCGACCACCCGCTGCTGGCACCCGTCGGCGCCTGCCGCCAGTGCCTGGTCGACGTCCCCGACGCCGGCAACGGACGCGGCTTCCCCAAGCCGCAGGCCTCCTGCACGCTGCCGGTCGCCGAGGGGATGGTGGTCACCACCCAGGCGACCAGCGAGGTGGCCGACAAGGCCCAGCAGGGCGTCATGGAGTTCCTCCTGATCAACCACCCGCTGGACTGCCCGGTCTGCGACAAGGGCGGGGAGTGCCCGCTGCAGAACCAGGCGATGTCCAACGGCCGGGGCGAGTCCCGCTTCGCGGCGTCCGGCGGCATCAAGCGGACCTATCCCAAGCCGATCAACATCTCCGCGCAGGTGCTGCTCGACCGCGAGCGCTGCGTGCTGTGCGCCCGGTGCACCCGCTTCTCCGAGCAGATCGCCGGCGACCCGTTCATCGCCCTGGTCGAGCGCGGCGCGCTCCAGCAGGTCGGGATCTACGAGAAGGAGCCCTTCGAGAGCTACTTCTCCGGCAACACCATCCAGATCTGCCCGGTCGGGGCGCTGACCAGCGCGGAGTACCGCTTCCGCTCGCGCCCCTTCGACCTCGTCTCCACCCCGGCCGTCGCCGAGCACGACGCCTGCGGGTCCGCGATCCGTGTCGACCACCGCCGCGGCAAGGTGATGCGCCGGCTCTCGGGCAACGACCCCGAGGTCAACGAGGAGTGGATCACCGACAAGGACCGCTTCGCGTTCCACTACGCCCAGCAGCCCGACCGGCTGACCTACCCGCAGGTCCGTGACGCCGACGGCGGCCTCCGCCCGGCGTCGTGGACCGAGGCGTTCGCCGTCGCGGCCCGCGGCCTCGCGGAAGCCGGTGCGGTCGGCGTGCTCCCCGGCGGCCGGCTCACCGCCGAGGACGCCTACGCCTACAGCGTCTTCGCCCGCGTCTCCCTCGGCACCAACGACGTCGACTTCCGCGCCCGGCCGCTCTCGGCGGAGGAGGCGGACTTCCTCGCCTCCGAGGTCGTGCTGACCGGCCCCTGGGGCGGCGCGGTGACGTACGCCGACCTGGAGTCCGCGCGGACCGTCGTCCTCGCCGGGCTCGAGCCGGAGGACGAGGCGGGCGCGATCTTCCTGCGCCTGCGCAAGGCGTCCGGCCGCGGCACCCGCGTGCTCTCCGTCGCGCCCTTCAGCAGCCGCGGCCTGCGGAAGATGAACGGCGTGCTCCTGCCCGCGGCGCCCGGCACGGAGGCGGCCGTCATCGAGTCGCTCGCCGAGCGCGCCGAGCACGGCGTCGACGCCGACACCGTGGTCCTGGTGGGGGAGCGGCTCGCGACCTCGCCCGGCGCCCTCACCGCGGCGGCGGCGCTCGCCCGGCGCACCGGCGCCCGGCTGGCCTGGGTGCCGCGCCGCGCCGGCGACCGGGGTGCGGTCGAGGCGGGCTGCCTGCCGAACCTGCTGCCCGGCGGCCGCCCGGTCGCCGACGCCGCCGCCCGCGTCGACGCGGCCACCACCTGGGGCGTGCCGTCGCTGCCCGAGGCGCCCGGACGCGACGCCGACCGGATCGTCGCCGCCCTCCGGACCGGCGAGCTCGGGGGCGTGGTCGTCGGCGGCGTGGACCCCGACGACACCGCCGACCCGGCCGCGACCAGGGCCGCGCTGCGCGCCGCGCGCTTCGTCGTGGCGCTGGAGGTGCGCGAGACCGACGTGACCCGGGAGGCCGACGTGGTCTTCCCGGTCGCCCCGGTCAGCGACAAGGCGGGCACGTTCATCACCTGGGAGGGCCGGCCCCGGCCCTTCGAGGCGGTCTTCACCAACCCGGCCTCGCTGCCGGACCTGCGCGTCCTCGCCGGCGTCGCCGAGGAGCTGGCGCTGCTCGGCCGCGGCCGACCGCTCGGGTTCCGCACCGTCGCCGACGTCCGGGCCCGGATGGAGGAGCTCGGCGGCTGGGACGGCGAGCGCGGTAGGCCGGCCGCGGACCCCGCGGTCCCGGTGTCGTCGGCGCCGACCGGCCATGGCGGGCAGGGCGGGCAGGACGGCTTCGTGCTCTCCACCTGGAAGCAGATGCTCGACCTGGGCACGATGCAGGACGGCGACGCCGCCCTGCGGGCCACCGCCCGGATGCCGGTCGCCCGCGTGACCGCCGCGACGTACGACGCGCTCGGCCCGACCGTGACCCTCACCGGTGACCGCGGCTCGGTGACCCTGCCGGCCGAGATCACCTCCGACCTCGTCGACGGCGTGGTCTGGGTCCCGGCGAACTCGTTCGGCGACGGGGTGCTGGCCGGCCTGGCCTCACCCGGGTCGCGCGTGACCGTGAAGGGAGCGAGCCAGTGA
- the nuoH gene encoding NADH-quinone oxidoreductase subunit NuoH, translating to MAADGPDLSAFGGDPWWVILVKTLLIFVVLVLLTLFNIWWERRVVARMQHRIGPNVNGPFGLLQSLADGVKLALKEDIIPTAADKAVFLLAPVIAVVPAFVTFAVIPFGPEVSFFGERTPLQLTDMPVAVLFVMAIASIGIYGIVLGGWSSGSTYSLLGGLRSSAQMISYEVAMGLALVAVFLYAGSMSTSEIVAAQDDLWFGLILVPSFVIYLIAMVGETNRAPFDLPEAEGELVGGFHTEYSSLKFALFFLAEYINMATVSALATTLFLGGWHAPFWIDELYGGFNEGYWPVLWFFGKVLFFIFGFIWLRGSLPRLRYDQFMAFGWKRLIPVALVWIIAVATIRATSLEGGIDRRYLLIGIGVLAVLFLALFFVGDSGEEPTEDRRAADRPGGAGASGGFPVPAMPAGGPVRGAAAPLTFDHPTTARSTAGES from the coding sequence ATGGCGGCCGACGGGCCGGACCTCTCGGCGTTCGGTGGTGACCCGTGGTGGGTCATCCTCGTGAAGACGCTGCTCATCTTCGTCGTCCTGGTGCTCCTCACCCTGTTCAACATCTGGTGGGAGCGCCGGGTCGTCGCGCGGATGCAGCACCGCATCGGCCCCAACGTCAACGGGCCCTTCGGCCTGCTGCAGTCGTTGGCCGACGGCGTGAAGCTGGCGCTGAAGGAGGACATCATCCCCACCGCCGCCGACAAGGCGGTCTTCCTCCTCGCCCCGGTGATCGCGGTGGTGCCGGCGTTCGTGACGTTCGCGGTCATCCCCTTCGGGCCCGAGGTGAGCTTCTTCGGGGAGCGCACGCCGCTGCAGCTGACCGACATGCCGGTCGCCGTGCTGTTCGTGATGGCGATCGCCTCGATCGGCATCTACGGCATCGTGCTCGGCGGCTGGTCCAGCGGCTCGACGTACTCCTTGCTCGGCGGGCTCCGCTCGAGCGCGCAGATGATCTCCTACGAGGTCGCGATGGGGCTCGCCCTCGTGGCGGTCTTCCTCTACGCCGGGTCCATGTCGACCTCGGAGATCGTCGCGGCCCAGGACGACCTGTGGTTCGGGCTGATCCTCGTGCCGTCGTTCGTCATCTACCTGATCGCCATGGTCGGGGAGACCAACCGCGCGCCGTTCGACCTCCCCGAGGCCGAGGGCGAGCTGGTCGGCGGGTTCCACACCGAGTACTCCTCGCTGAAGTTCGCGCTGTTCTTCCTCGCCGAGTACATCAACATGGCGACCGTCTCGGCGCTGGCCACGACCCTGTTCCTCGGCGGCTGGCACGCGCCGTTCTGGATCGACGAGCTGTACGGCGGGTTCAACGAGGGCTACTGGCCGGTGCTGTGGTTCTTCGGCAAGGTGCTCTTCTTCATCTTCGGCTTCATCTGGCTGCGCGGGTCGCTGCCGCGGCTGCGCTACGACCAGTTCATGGCGTTCGGCTGGAAGCGGCTGATCCCGGTCGCGCTGGTGTGGATCATCGCGGTCGCCACGATCCGCGCCACCTCGCTGGAGGGCGGCATCGACCGCCGGTACCTCCTCATCGGGATCGGTGTGCTGGCGGTGCTCTTCCTCGCGCTGTTCTTCGTCGGGGACTCCGGTGAGGAGCCCACCGAGGACCGGCGGGCGGCCGACCGGCCCGGAGGCGCGGGCGCCTCCGGCGGCTTCCCGGTCCCGGCGATGCCGGCCGGCGGCCCGGTGCGCGGCGCCGCCGCACCGCTGACCTTCGACCACCCGACGACCGCCCGGTCGACGGCAGGAGAGAGCTGA
- the nuoI gene encoding NADH-quinone oxidoreductase subunit NuoI — MATVKEQFWDPIAGFGVTFRTMFKKVVTEQYPFEKQPTAPRFHGRHQLNRWPDGLEKCVGCELCAWACPADAIYVEGASNTEAERFSPGERYGRVYQINYLRCILCGLCIEACPTRALTMTNEYELADDNRADLIYEKSDLLAPLLPGMEQPPHPMLLGSDEGDYYRGTFAAPPSPSTGTAPGVPTDDDATLREAGR, encoded by the coding sequence ATGGCCACCGTCAAGGAACAGTTCTGGGACCCGATCGCGGGTTTCGGCGTCACCTTCCGCACGATGTTCAAGAAGGTCGTCACCGAGCAGTACCCCTTCGAGAAGCAGCCGACGGCGCCGCGCTTCCACGGCCGGCACCAGCTCAACCGCTGGCCCGACGGGCTGGAGAAGTGCGTGGGCTGCGAGCTGTGCGCCTGGGCCTGCCCCGCGGACGCGATCTACGTCGAGGGCGCCTCGAACACCGAGGCCGAGCGCTTCAGCCCGGGGGAGCGGTACGGGCGCGTCTACCAGATCAACTACCTGCGCTGCATCCTGTGCGGGCTGTGCATCGAGGCCTGCCCGACCCGGGCGCTGACGATGACCAACGAGTACGAGCTGGCCGACGACAACCGCGCGGACCTGATCTACGAGAAGTCCGACCTGCTCGCCCCGCTCCTGCCCGGCATGGAGCAGCCGCCGCACCCGATGCTGCTGGGCAGCGACGAGGGCGACTACTACCGCGGCACCTTCGCGGCACCGCCGTCGCCCTCGACCGGCACCGCCCCCGGCGTGCCCACCGACGACGACGCGACGCTGCGGGAGGCCGGCCGGTGA
- a CDS encoding NADH-quinone oxidoreductase subunit J, translating to MTAFWILAPVMVLAALGILVVRKAVHAALLLAVVMISLAVLYAVLEAPFLFAVQIIVYTGAILMLFLFVLMLVGVDASDSIVETIRGQRTMAVVLGIGLGVVLVASVGQITLGTVVGLDAANEGGNIEALANILFSRYVFVFETTSALLITAAVGAMVLAHRERLGPKPTQPVRAAQRVRDFAERGEHLGPLPAPGVYARHNAVDTPALLPDGTPSESSVSRTLAARGTIRSAPDLADDIEDVQRSLGGVPGGSGTPADGSAGSGHNTENPSTGTGGPGTDEEAHR from the coding sequence GTGACCGCGTTCTGGATCCTCGCGCCGGTCATGGTGCTCGCGGCGCTGGGCATCCTCGTCGTGCGCAAGGCGGTCCACGCCGCGCTGCTGCTGGCGGTCGTGATGATCAGCCTGGCGGTGCTGTACGCCGTGCTCGAGGCGCCGTTCCTCTTCGCGGTGCAGATCATCGTCTACACCGGCGCGATCCTCATGCTCTTCCTCTTCGTGCTGATGCTCGTCGGCGTCGACGCCTCCGACTCGATCGTCGAGACGATCCGGGGCCAGCGGACGATGGCCGTCGTCCTCGGGATCGGCCTGGGCGTGGTGCTGGTCGCCAGCGTCGGTCAGATCACCCTGGGCACGGTCGTCGGCCTCGACGCCGCGAACGAGGGCGGGAACATCGAGGCGCTGGCCAACATCCTCTTCTCCCGCTACGTCTTCGTCTTCGAGACGACCAGCGCGCTGCTGATCACCGCCGCGGTGGGCGCGATGGTGCTGGCGCACCGCGAGCGGCTCGGGCCCAAGCCGACCCAGCCGGTCCGCGCCGCCCAGCGGGTCCGCGACTTCGCCGAGCGCGGCGAGCACCTCGGCCCGCTCCCGGCGCCCGGCGTCTACGCGCGGCACAACGCGGTCGACACCCCCGCGCTGCTCCCCGACGGCACGCCCTCGGAGTCCTCGGTCTCCCGGACGCTGGCCGCCCGCGGCACGATCCGCTCCGCCCCCGACCTCGCCGACGACATCGAGGACGTCCAGCGCTCGCTGGGCGGGGTCCCCGGAGGCTCCGGCACGCCCGCGGACGGCTCCGCCGGCTCGGGCCACAACACCGAGAACCCGAGCACCGGCACCGGTGGCCCGGGCACGGACGAGGAGGCACACCGGTGA
- the nuoK gene encoding NADH-quinone oxidoreductase subunit NuoK, protein MTPYVVLSAILFSIGCVGVLTRRNAIVVFMCVELMLNACNLALVAFAKQHGNLDGQIAAFFVMVVAAAEVVVGLAIIMTIFRTRRSASVDDASLLKY, encoded by the coding sequence GTGACGCCGTACGTCGTGCTGTCGGCGATCCTGTTCAGCATCGGCTGCGTGGGGGTGCTGACCCGCCGCAACGCGATCGTGGTCTTCATGTGCGTGGAGCTGATGCTCAACGCCTGCAACCTCGCGCTCGTGGCCTTCGCCAAGCAGCACGGCAACCTCGACGGGCAGATCGCGGCGTTCTTCGTCATGGTCGTCGCGGCGGCCGAGGTCGTCGTGGGCCTCGCGATCATCATGACCATCTTCCGCACCCGCCGGTCGGCCTCGGTCGACGACGCCAGCCTGCTGAAGTACTGA